The DNA sequence GCCGCACTCGAAGAGCGCCTCGAGGTACCGGTCGCCCTGGCCTCCGCGCACCGAAGGCAGGGGCTCGAGCCGGTGCAGGTCTTTCTCGAATGCGTCGCCGCTGGTCAGGGGGTGCGCATCCCGGGGTCGCGGGCACCGGAGACCCGGACCCGTCGCCTGCCGGTGATCCAGTCGGTGCCGGAGCGGCGCGCCTGGGCCCACTCGGTGGGCGACGGAGCGCGCTACCGGGCCCCCGCCACGCCGGCATGGACCCGCAGGCTCGACGCACTGCTCCTGCACCCGGTACTGGGGCCCTTGGCCTTTCTGGCCATGGTCGTGTTGGTGTTCCAATCGATCTTCACGGTGGCCCAGCCGCTCATGGACGGCGTCGAGGGGGTCATCGCGGCCAGCGGGGAATGGGTGGCCACACGCCTGCCCGACACCTGGCTACGCGATCTGGTCATCGACGGCCTGTGGCTCGGTGTGGGCTCCGTCGTGGTCTTCCTGCCCCAGATCCTGATCCTGTTCCTGTTCATCGGGCTGCTGGAGGACTCTGGCTACATGGCCCGCGCCGCCCTCATGGCGGACCGGTTCATGCGACGGATCGGGCTGCAGGGAAAGTCGTTCCTCCCGCTGATGTCCTCTTACGCGTGCGCGGTGCCGGCCATCATGTCGGCGCGCACCATCGACAACGAGCGCGACCGCCTGGCCACGGTGTTCGTAGCGCCCTTCATGACGTGCTCGGCCCGTCTGCCGGTCTACGCGCTTCTGATCGCGGCCTTCATTCCGGAGCGCCGACTCCTCGGGCCTCTGCTGGGGACTCGCGCTGCCACGCTTCTCTTCCTCTACGCGCTGGGGTTGGCCGCCGCCATCGTGACGGCCTGGCTGCTCAAATCCACGGTACTCAAGGGAAGCTCATCGGAGTTCGCGCTCGAGCTTCCGCCCTATCGGGTTCCCACGCTGCGCTCGCTGGTGGTCCGCCTGGTGGACCGCTCCAAGGTCTTCCTGAAACGGGCCGGCACCATCATCCTCGCCACGTCGGTCCTCCTGTGGGCGCTGACCCGCATTCCGGTCGCGCCGGGTGGGGGTGTCCCCCCCCTCGACGAGTCGGCGCTGGGCCGCATGGGGCAGCTGGTCGAGCCCGCGGTCGCACCCTTGGGCTTCGACTGGAAGGTGGCCGTGGGCATCGTATCGTCGCTGGCGGCCCGCGAAGTGATCGTGGGCACGTTGGGCACGCTCTACGGGGTCGAAGACGCCACTGAGGACTCGCTCCAGTTGCAGAGCGCCCTACAGCAGGACCTCACGTTGGGCGGAGCGGTGGCGCTACTGATCTTCTATGTGTTCGCGTTGCAGTGCATGTCCACGGTCGCCGTCATGCGCCGAGAGACCGGAGGTTGGAAGTGGCCAACCATCCAGTGGGCCTACATGCTGGTGTTGGCCTGGGTGGGGGCGTGGCTCGCCTACCGCCTGCTTTGACCTCGTGCAGCCATCGCCACAGTCCGCGGCTCAGAAGAGGGTGAACTGGCGGGCGTACTTGACGATCAACCCGCGGGTGATCGGCTCACCCAGATTGAACAACCGCTCCGAATTGCGCGCATCGTTGAACACGACGTAGAGGCCCGTGCCCGCGGTGCTCAGCCAGGCGAACCGCACGTTGGCAGACCAGGCCTCCGCCTGGTTCGAGTACTGCATCAAGGACTGCACGAAGACGCGGGGGGTGAAGAAGTACGCGAGTCGGAGCCCCAGCAGCGTGGTATCGAAGGTCCCTTCCGGTAGATCGATGGTGTTGTAGTCGATCAACAGCGAAGACGAGAGCGTCTCGCCCTGCCGATAGGTGAACGTCACGTTCCCACCGTACTTGGTTCCCGTGTAGAATTCGCCGAATTCGGCCTTGCCCAGGAACGAGAGCGGCCTGCTGGGATCCGAGCCGTAGTCCCAGGCATGCGTGAGGCTCTGGTAGCTCCCCGTGGGAATGACGATGTCGGGCGCGATCTCGAAGGGCGCTTTGAGGCCTTCCTGCGTCACGTTGATCTCTGGCCCGAAGCGGCCCCCGCCCTCCGACTTCAGTTCCCAATCGAAATGGAAGTAGCCGCTCTCCAGGAAGCCGTCGAAGGCCCAGTACTTGCGCACGGTGAAGTGCGGGTTGGACTCGC is a window from the Gemmatimonadota bacterium genome containing:
- the feoB gene encoding ferrous iron transport protein B, encoding MNQPPGGTPVSTLAPPASIQPLVALVGPPNAGKSTLFNQLTGLRQKVANYPGVTVERRVGEARLPTGARVELVDLPGIYGFSAGSLDERIARDALSGTLPGLRKPDALILILDVTQLARHLVLASSVLELLDIPAMVVLNMADELERGRGEIDTAALEERLEVPVALASAHRRQGLEPVQVFLECVAAGQGVRIPGSRAPETRTRRLPVIQSVPERRAWAHSVGDGARYRAPATPAWTRRLDALLLHPVLGPLAFLAMVVLVFQSIFTVAQPLMDGVEGVIAASGEWVATRLPDTWLRDLVIDGLWLGVGSVVVFLPQILILFLFIGLLEDSGYMARAALMADRFMRRIGLQGKSFLPLMSSYACAVPAIMSARTIDNERDRLATVFVAPFMTCSARLPVYALLIAAFIPERRLLGPLLGTRAATLLFLYALGLAAAIVTAWLLKSTVLKGSSSEFALELPPYRVPTLRSLVVRLVDRSKVFLKRAGTIILATSVLLWALTRIPVAPGGGVPPLDESALGRMGQLVEPAVAPLGFDWKVAVGIVSSLAAREVIVGTLGTLYGVEDATEDSLQLQSALQQDLTLGGAVALLIFYVFALQCMSTVAVMRRETGGWKWPTIQWAYMLVLAWVGAWLAYRLL